The following are from one region of the Lineus longissimus chromosome 19, tnLinLong1.2, whole genome shotgun sequence genome:
- the LOC135502845 gene encoding uncharacterized protein LOC135502845 gives MEFEKSQLKCGFAVISKDIECGTDASYPNDKSVIPLKRCKKDVHSHLMRWMSSRKASRVKSEWELITLRAGVFDMSSPVLDTTICPNHRYKLSLSWNQQRRCQHPLHQPSKTSRKPRKDGGSVHRVMSREIYIKWGVFVPVGSALCKGCEAKHRVSVANVEPEVEPAPMDTESAVASSSVQPADALENPADGTEGQSLKSDIHVNVGHEGGVGDVQYPMKIQSASGGEGDGSSSETDLLIKGRHFLPGNGGSTPSTETTSGNNDARDILDITWAPTPAPKNFELATLNRFLQQGGCAPVEGQLQTAIDEASQRTIRYYKSKAKEAFGLVLHLLAPGQEDELMALVQPVPSNIDDSLAATVIKCYDEANTWFTKRQILSILAVNRTKSQLLDLIPGLTVYRIDQARKHARDVGQAQPVPLEPITRSRLDNVKVDHFLDFISRPEFVQDVAYGTRTMKLSNGEKIEIPNIVRTTIVSRVVQLYQAYCEETDFHPLQRSTLFSIIQVCAASQKKSLAGLDNIAAEGSQAFDSLIHVVEQLGECGYSATTVEALKSKIQSARMYLKTDYKLHISEASQCPDHCIVYALAESTSACKHDHDMSCERCKEIVFIFETIELAFRDLPLDNYRYSKQKDEIQFDFEAAKEKILQLKSHILRAKNQERAKTSLLQTLEPHQALLTMDWAMKFLPMKFREAQQDWFAKKGISWHVTASVSKIAESEYKIHCFVHLLDQCKQDWHSVYSVIDASLSKLMVESPQVTEVFLRSDNAGCYHNASLLLSLPVLSKSKGITIKRYDFSEAQAGKDICDRKIAPMKSHIQRYVNEGNDVTNAKQMRDALASYGGVRGCHVAIATLKAAPTSERGTWPGITSFTNFEFEDEGIRVWKAYGIGPGTFHSYNKLLKKCKQGPSGVIVGDYTKPAKVTGAMAGNLDPTQVVQVPCPENGCSKTFPTQEALTTHMACGVHDLLPLKDTRMDAIKRKWAGRVEAVGKPRDASSSLELQSALQMEDTDTQVSAGWAHRGQRTARRYSPEIRAFLEKEFMKGVGGMKENPVNVSSRIKAAFGKEDWLTSHQVMGYFSRLSTKQKCGRLPHGTQAAVVEESDAEFAVAAAAVTRRQLRDKVINQTGL, from the exons atggagtttgaaaaatcacagttgaaatgtggatttgctgtcatatccaaggatatcgagtgtggtactgacgcttcataccccaatgacaagagtgtgatccccttgaaacgatgtaagaaggacgtgcactcccatttgatgcgttggatgtcctccagaaAAGCCAGTcgagtcaaaagtgaatgggagctcataacacttcgtgctggcgtgtttgatatgagttctccagttctggacaccacaatatgcccgaaccaccgatacaagttgagtttatcatggaatcagcaaaggagatgccagcacccacttcatcaaccctctaaaacaagtcggaaacccagaaaagatggtggttcagttcatcgagtgatgtctcgggaaatatacatcaagtggggagtttttgtcccagttggctcag ctctgtgtaaaggatgtgaggctaaacatcgagtatctgtggcaaatgtagaaccagaagtagaaccagcacccatggatacagag tctgctgttgcctcttcctctgttcaaccagccgacgccttagaaaacccagcagacgggacagaagggcaatctctcaagtcagatatacatgtaaatgtaggccATGAG GGAGGAGTTGGAGATGTTCAGTATCCAATGAAGATTCAATCAGCAAGTGGTGGTGAAGGTGATGGATCTTCCTCTGAAACAGATTTGCTTATCAAG ggTCGCCACTTTTTACCAGGGAATGGTGGCTCGACCCCTAGCACAGAGACCACGAGTGGGAATAATGATGCTCGTGATATACTAGACATCACGTGGGCCCCAACCCCAGCGCCAAAGAATTTTGAGCTTGCCACGCTGAATAGGTTTCTGCAGCAGGGAGGATGTGCACCAGTAGAAGGCCAGCTCCAAACTGCAATTGACGAAGCTTCTCAAAGGACAATCAGATACTACAAATCAAAAGCCAAGGAAGCTTTTGGCCTTGTTCTCCATCTGCTTGCCCCAGGACAAGAAGATGAACTCATGGCATTAGTTCAGCCTGTACCTTCAAACATTGACGACTCGTTGGCTGCAACTGTTATAAAGTGTTATGACGAGGCAAACACTTGGTTTACAAAAAGACAGATCCTCTCAATTCTTGCGGTGAATCGAACCAAATCACAGTTACTG GATTTGATTCCTGGCTTGACTGTCTACAGGATAGACCAAGCTCGCAAGCATGCCAGAGATGTTGGTCAAGCTCAGCCAGTTCCACTTGAGCCAATCACCCGATCTCGCTTGGACAACGTCAAGGTGGATCACTTTCTGGACTTCATATCTAGGCCAGAATTTGTCCAGGATGTGGCCTATGGTACCCGAACCATGAAGTTGAGCAATGGAGAAAAGATTGAGATCCCAAACATAGTGCGAACAACAATTGTGTCAAGAGTGGTCCAACTGTATCAGGCCTACTGTGAAGAGACTGACTTCCACCCACTACAACGATCAACGCTCTTCTCAATAATACAG GTATGTGCTGCATCACAAAAGAAATCCCTTGCCGGACTTGACAACATTGCTGCTGAAGGTTCCCAGGCATTTGATAGCCTCATACATGTTGTGGAACAGCTCGGAGAATGTG GATATTCAGCTACAACTGTCGAGGCCTTGAAATCAAAGATACAGTCAGCAAGGATGTATCTGAAGACTGATTACAAACTGCACATCAGTGAAGCCAGTCAGTGCCCCGATCACTGCATCGTGTATGCTCTAGCTGAAAGCACCTCAGCGTGCAAGCATGACCACGACATGTCCTGTGAAAGATGCAAGGAGATAGTCTTCATATTTGAAACCATTGAGTTGGCCTTCAGGGATTTACCTCTCGATAATTACAG ATACAGCAAACAGAAAGATGAAATACAATTCGATTTTGAGGCAGCAAAAGAAAAGATCCTCCAACTTAAGTCACATATTCTTCGGGCTAAAAACCAAGAACGAGCAAAGACCAGCCTTCTCCAAACTCTGGAACCACATCAAGCCTTGCTTACCATGGATTGGGCGATGAAATTTTTGCCAATGAAATTCAGGGAAGCACAACAAGACTGGTTTGCCAAGAAGGGTATTTCGTGGCATGTGACGGCCTCTGTATCAAAGATTGCTGAAAGCGAGTACAAG ATTCACTGCTTCGTCCACTTGTTGGATCAGTGCAAACAGGATTGGCACAGTGTGTACTCCGTCATCGACGCTAGTCTCAGCAAACTTATGGTAGAGTCGCCACAAGTGACAGAGGTGTTTCTCAGATCCGACAACGCAGGGTGCTACCACAATGCATCCTTGTTGTTATCTCTCCCTGTCCTGTCAAAGTCAAAAGGCATCACCATCAAGCGCTACGACTTCAGTGAGGCCCAGGCAGGAAAGGACATTTGTGACCGAAAAATTGCGCCCATGAAATCTCACATTCAAAGATATGTCAATGAGGGGAATGATGTCACAAACGCCAAACAAATGAGGGATGCCTTGGCATCGTATGGCGGAGTACGGGGCTGCCATGTCGCCATTGCAACTTTGAAAGCAGCACCTACAAGTGAGAGAGGAACATGGCCTGGCATCACGTCTTTTaccaattttgaatttgaggatgAAGGAATTCGTGTGTGGAAGGCTTATGGTATTGGTCCAGGCACCTTTCATAGTTACAATAAGCTGTTGAAAAAGTGTAAGCAAGGACCATCAGGTGTCATTGTTGGTGATTACACAAAGCCAGCAAAAGTGACTGGAGCAATGGCTGGCAACCTTGATCCAACACAGGTTGTCCAAGTACCCTGTCCAGAAAATGGGTGCAGCAAGACCTTCCCCACCCAGGAGGCCCTCACCACCCACATGGCGTGTGGTGTACATGATCTTCTGCCACTGAAAGACACCAGGATGGATGCTATAAAGAGGAAATGGGCAGGAAGAGTGGAGGCAGTCGGAAAGCCCAGGGACGCCTCAAGTTCACTTGAACTGCAATCCGCTCTGCAGATGGAGGACACTGATACCCAGGTCAGTGCTGGCTGGGCGCATCGAGGACAGAGGACTGCCCGTCGCTATTCCCCCGAAATAAGAGCCTTCCTTGAAAAGGAATTTATGAAGGGAGTCGGTggaatgaaagaaaatccagtCAATGTGTCTTCCCGTATAAAGGCTGCTTTCGGTAAGGAGGATTGGCTGACATCTCATCAGGTCATGGGTTACTTCAGTCGTCTCTCCACGAAACAGAAGTGTGGACGTCTTCCCCATGGTACCCAGGCGGCTGTGGTTGAGGAATCTGATGCAGAGTTCGCTGTTGCAGCTGCTGCAGTAACACGACGCCAACTCAGAGACAAGGTCATCAACCAGACAGGACTgtag